CAAGATTGTTTCATATGTTTTTTacacaaaattttaaaacttaaATGAATAACAAAGTAGAAAGACAGTCACCAAAAGAAGTagctctccaagttgatggtctagaagGAAGGAGATTTAAGATTCTCTTAAATACATAAGTATATAAACATTTATGcctttagcaacaagaagaattactTCACAAATGTGGAAAAACTTCAGttcaataagaagaagaaaattacaACCGGAAAAGAAAAATTTGTAAACTTGTAAGGGAAACAATACAGAGATTAGGAGGGGAATTAaagtatatacaaaaatataaacttcattactcaaagaagtAGGACCTATTTTAAGCAAATTTACAGGatttctctctcaaaaactgCAACCTATTACATAGCCTAAGCACTCATTTTACTCTACTCTAAAACCGTAGcactagactctcaaatgggtggcaaaggggctcaagtggctggtttataggcctagaaaacttgtcACTAAGTTTTCTATCTTGTTactaaaatacctctctcttatAATATACTCtaacctatcactgatgatattttgatctattccATGTTCTGTCCATCGAATAGTCGCAaagccttcacgacttagcttcgccccGATGCAAATTTCGCGATGGTACCATATACCCCTCTAATTCTTACACGATTTTAAGgcccaaccgtgaaaccctctgcacgcttctcaaaacgtgactcgtcacttgcttacagcttaagcaagcgctttgatatctatatatgtactccgttttgtgatcttgaccgctggcaaatctctctcactctcgatccctcggatCGCCTTATcatttgcaccggtatcccttcgcttaactttatcaacacaccatcttcatcctctatttcatactttgcttaacCTCTACATATATAGCTAGGATCATCTTTGATTTTGCTCGGTCTCCTTGATCATCTAACATCAAGCACCCGTTTAGCACTGATCACCCACCATCGATCACTAAGTTGTAtcgtcacctacacaccataagacaacCAAACATGTTTCTTCAACTTTAAATCCAATTAATATTAGTCCATAATTAAAATACTCAAACCAAACTCAGACAATCCAAAATTCGATAAACTAAATTGACAATCTTATTAATCATttatcacatataaattaaAATACATTTTAACTTAATTTCTCGAAAATTAACACATTGTGCTACTCAAACATGTCTCATGGCTAACCCAGATTCAGGCCGATGTCGAGGCCACCCGCATCACCAGGCCAAACGGGCGTCTTTTTCTGTTGAATTAttagaaaatagaaaacaaaaaaattcctGACCCCGAAGTCGTTGAACATGGCACGACAAGCTGGCCAGTGGCCACGGAGGAGTTCAGGGGGGCTGCAATGTGATCTTTTTGGAGGGAACCCGACTCCATCGGCAACAGCGACGAGTCCGCCGTAGACAGGAGGCCCAGCTAAAATGGAGGTGGTCAGAGAGCGGACCTCTCGTCCGCCCATCCGAAATCTAGGCCGAGCCGCGTGGTCCGCGTGGCCCTCTAGTAGCATAGTAAAACGCGGGCGCGGGTGGCCGAGTGAAAACTTGACCTCTGTAGGCTGTCCGCCGATCTGTGGGCTGCAAATGGAACCCAAATTGCTTCAATCTACACCAACTCGCATCAGCATCACAAGGCATTGCACGCTGGCAGATTTCAACTTGCCCAGACATTCTTCCTGGGCAGTCAGTACTGCCGTGCAATAAAAGCCCTCATTTGCCTATGTTCACACTTCGACACATGAGATCCAAGTCGTGTTCTCCCATATGCATAGCCACCCCCCACTTGACCTCACGAGCTGCACGGCAAATCGTCCGGCGATTGAATGCGTGCGTATGCACACGCATCTCTCACTCCCGCCGGACCGGAGACCACCACAGGCTGCTCTTTCCCAGCATTCCATTGGCAAGCCAAGCTAGCCGCACGACATGCTACTGGATGCTACGCCGCACGTGGAGGCGGAATCCTATGCGATGCTCCCAGCCACTCCATGCGTGCCGCCGGGGCAGCCACTGGCTAGAGCGTAGAGCGCCGCGCAAATCATCTGGCGAGGAGCCCAGCTTGCCGCCGGCAGCAGGGCAGCGCGACCGGCCGCCGGGCGCGATCCACACGTCCGCGGTTAGGCTCTCACTTGACGCCATCAGTCCCCACCGATCACGCAACGGTACACTCCAGACGTTAGATTCAGGCAGCGGCGTGCCCACGTGCTCGTCCCCGTCGCCGAGATGTGTGTATATCTTGCGCGCGTGACCTGCAAGCACGGCAAACGCATGCTCGGCGTACGTCTTTCCGTGGCGCGCGGGAGTTATGGGGGCTGGTTGGTTGGCTAGACTGTTCGGACCTCGACGTGCGAGCGATTGACATCAATCATGGCAGCAGGTGGTGTGAGATCGATCCATGTTCCATGCGTGAGACGGTACCGATTACAGGCCCCAACCTAACGAACGCGACGATCAGGTGCTGTCAAGGGGTCGCCGAGCGGGCGGACGTGTATCTCGCACGAGCAGGTACGCAGTCAAGGATTCGATCTATAGCAAGGCTTACAGATCGACTCGGCGAGTCGGCGTCAGCTGGTTCGACGCTAGCCATACGAACCATGCATCTGCATGCCGAGCCTGGCAATCTCTCGCTAGCTCTCCGGTTTCCGATTTCTCAAGTACAACAGAATGGATGAACCAAACCCCCGATCGATTATGCTCTCTTGAGCCCAGTGTGAACAGGCAAAACTGCATGCATGCCATGTCCAAACACACGCATTCGTAGTGCATATGAACATCTTTCACAGGCACCGCTTGTTATTGAGGTCGACAGAAAAATTATGGCATAATCCGACAAGCCTAATGGTTGCTACAAGTCATCATCTGATGATACATGCGAACGCAGAGAGTGCCTTACGGCTACGGCAGTCTCCATTCGATCGTTGTTACTCGATAGTGGTATTTGTCCTGTCTTGCAGCCCATGTGTGTCTGCCGTCCATAAATAGTTACCTCATGGCTGCAAGCTTATGCTCATCTAATAACACACCAGCCCTGAAAATCctcagcgagagagagagacctgAGAGATGGCCTCCAGCTCCAAGCAGCTGCAGGCTACTCTCTTCTTGGTGGCAGCTCTGCTCTTCCTCGTCTGCACGAGGGGCGCCCAAGCAGCAAGGCCCCAACCAGGATCGAATGACCGCATGCTACAGGTAGAGTTACTGCGCATGCAACCTCTGCTGTCGCCCACTTGAACTGAATCCCGTGTGGTTCATGTTTCCTTCTTAATTTGAGCTGCGTAGTGCGTAAGGACTTGGCCACCATTGCTGTTCATCTTACAATGTTATGTTCTGGTACTTGCAGCGCGCTGTATACACTTCTGTCCATGAGAATAGTGGCTCAGGACCCTGGATGGAAATGGATCAAGAAGAGCCGGATGCGACGAGAGATTgcgagggaggagaagaaggggttgAGTGGTTGACGAGGAGGACCTTGGTTGCTCACACCGACTACATCTACACCCAAGGGAAGCACAACTAGTGTAGTAGCTGGCTAGCTGGTAATTCCTAGAAAAAAAAGGATGCATTGTTCATGGGCCACCCTGTTTCTGCAGTCCTGTCAAATCTGTGTTTTTTTAGGAATCCTGTGGATTATCTTCATACCTAGTCACTTCTGTGTGATTTTCCAGTCGCTTCTCTTGAGATCATTTATATGTCCTGGAACTCTATCCGCCGTCTGGACTTGAGACGCCAAATGGAAAATCTGGACTAAATAATGTATTCACTGTAAATGTTGAATCTGAATGTGTAGTCCCTATGCTTCAGTTATAAGAAACTGTAGTTTCAACTGTCTTTTGTCTGGCAGAACTGGTTGAAATCGTCTTTTGTCAGGCGAAACTGGATGAATATCGATACTTATTATCTCACGAACCGCCGATCAAGATCAGTAACGAAATGCTGATATATTTATCTTTGCGAGAGAGAACATAAAAAAGCAAATGAATGTAGAACTcgtattttgaaaataatataaaattacaCTTGAGATTACAAGGCTGTAGACTAAGCAGAGAATTTAAGAAGTAGAATCAAAATGACGGGATAAAACTACCACACCCTTTCTTCAGCATGAAAAGGCACATCATTTCTAgtggctgttgttgttgttttaaGAGTGTGAATACACGCTCTAGTTGATTGTAAGCACTGCTCTTAATGCTCTTGTACGTAATTCCAGAGTTAAGTTATGTATTAGTCTAAAAAAGTTATCTATATAGATGATTCTTCACAGAAAGGTTATCTATATCTTCCTAATATACTTGCGCTGAACCTGTATGCTATTCCAGTTGATTAAAAAGTTTAATATGACGCCGGTTAGGCTAATTGTTGGTTAGCCAACTTGACAAATCAAGCTGCATGCCTGTCCGGACCCGTCTGGACCCGTCCAACCGCTCAGAGAAGACAAAAGTATAGAGCACTTTTACGATGGTCTATACTATCTGTAGATAAGAgatagtataaatttaatctgaTCGTGTACGTGAttgaatatttttgtaattgcGACAGTAGTGTTAATCATTATCTATTATATCATTGAAGGGCACTGCAatcttttttatatttaatCCTCAAATAATCGTTCAATCAAATAATCAGCATTCAGATCAGTCTAAACATTAAACTATGAATTTATACGATATAACTaccatgctattttttttcttccaaaaataCCTTTATACTATATtgtcagaggattaactccagtcgcagggattcCGAGAGACaattttttagagatttggccggggggatgatcctgagtatgttcgtcggagaaataaataggagtgaatgcaactgccggtggtggtggaatgacctagtgcaaaaagaagtaaatgcaccggaatttagacaggttcgggccgcacggggggcgtaacaccctactcctgtatggatactataaatgccctgaggaagtccctcaaggatgttgctggttacaagaatgttggtctatcttagagcctggggctctttgttcttcggcccgTCTCGTGCTGCTCCAacaccgggaggaggacgtcgccattagggagaccgacgtcggcattACGACGGTGGAcctggaagcccgggaggaactgctgatTCTCCGGGAGACGGAGGCCGCTGAGGCGGTGCTGGCCGCGACCGCTCGGGAGGAGtgggccgccaagtgggagtccgagctgaccgcccgcgagcaggccctctccgcccttgcggagcgggtgaagcggGCTGAAGCCCAGGAGACCGGCGCGGCCGGGGGACAGGGCTTCGAGGAGTGGCTGCGGCGCGCGACGGAGGAGCTTGAGGCCGCCGAGACCGAACGGGCCAATGTGAAGCGGATGATGAAAGACATCTTCCGACAGAtgcagaggtccgtgagggcggttgggctcgggcgagtcgacgtggaggcgaaggggactGGCCTCGGCCAGGTTGCCCTCGGCTTCCAGAGgatcagccagcgcctcgaggcgctgccccaggccgtccaggaactcaccgcccgggaagggcgtggtttggcccaagcagtggccgaacatgtcctggcctgctaccgaagtcaggacccaaacttcccgctggaaccagctcgggaaggggtggttgaaaccgaggaggaggccgctcgggaggcagttcggggcgccgccgccgaagtGGCGGCCTACTTTACGCGAGAGGCACTGCCGACCTcagacccggggagcagcggcgagggctccgacttagagtaggcttttgtagtttttctttttctttgtcttgatgtaaatatgggagtgatccctcagaatagctgtcctttttttgtgaatataatggaagcctttctttggagtcgcaactccagtattcttctgagtgcttgatgaagtttctgccgttttcacttgatgccccgaggagtactcagtcggaccgaccccgacctttccttccccgagaacgaaatcgccccgaccgtccttctcggcgcgttcagccccagagccctcgcgagtccgcaacggctaagtcaaaagacaaaggcacgaacttccttgctcgggagatagatcgatccagcacggagcacgccatgaccggtgaacacttttccactttgcgaccactcagccagtAGAAtggagacacgcgcgggcgggaatgcgaccaagagtccccacggttcggtggtgcccgggcttaggacggaccggaccgagcaccgacagcccgtccctggggcctaggctccggactactcgagcggcttgagcggtaggattacccgagaaccccagggactcggtagtgctcggggccctataAGCgaaccgaacaccacgaccaccatgaaagacttcgatcgggcattaccgcacgtacggtacacctttctacggaccgttctgtcgttctaggaaaaagtggacacgcggcagggttttgtgtgcgaggagaccatctcaatgagcagattagagtacgagggcccccgaggacgactcgggaacaaaatattactgaatgtaaattcgtctgaatttaaccactcaccggacagctattagcttttcggccaaccgatccaggaggggcacgcgctccgagctcggggtgcccgggaacttggttcccacggccggGGTGCTCAAGCACCAGGGGGCGCATGAGGAGCCCAggatcaggcgatcccgaccactcacgcCTGAGTGGTAGGACCATCCGAGGGcccttagggccgagcagcgacctggacactgaggccctcgcggtcgagctgcttttgcttttgattgtcgatctgtgacttgagaaaaaatagagaaattgtttgcttggtgcgctctgttagtgcggtactcattatagactgctctcgtttttgacccgagacctctcgaatgcccagaccgatggacaagagcaggcagaggcataacccagatgtcctatggttcggtggtgcccgggtatgacagaccagaccgagcaccgacagcccgcccctggggcctaggctccgcaatactcgagcggctcgagcgataggattacccgagaaccccagggactcggtagtgcccgggagactgtcacgacaccgaacaccacagcctaccacaacagacgtaagtcagcgcaACTGCCtgcgtgcataccgatcgggattcttttatcagcggggaaaatgagagagcgaatttttctcgcacaatcgagcatctcaccagacagattaaacatatagaatccagaaaaatgaaattgacatatgattgcacattgatatacatactgtattgatatttttttttacaaggttgggtgacttacccagttagtggtagccccggtcaacttgggcggggggaagcccccatcctggttgacctgagcctgcaaacatggccatctacgggaagaacttgcgcaggtgctcgatgttccacgggttggggaacggttgcccatcttctgcagccaaccaaaaaaagccttctcgcgggacaccgatcacggtagaagggccttcccacataggggacatcttattccttccttcgcgcgactggacgcgtcggagaactagatcccccacctcgagacaccgggcccggacgtggcgctgatggtagcgccacaggctttgctggtagcgggctgcttggacggcggcacgccgccggtgctcttccaaatagtcgacgtcgtcgcgcctctgctgctcctgtttgccttcagagtaggcatgcacccgaggggagcctagagtgagcttggaggggaggaccgcctcagcgccgtacacgaggaagaaaggagtctccccggtagcacgacttggcgtggtccggttggcccatagcacggcaggcagctcgtcgatccaccctttcccgtgttttgagccccttcagtatctccgcgttggcgcgctcgacttgcccattgctccgaggatgagcgacagaggcgaagcagagcttgatgccgaggtcttcgcagtagtccccgaataggacacttgtgaattgagtgccgttgtcggtgatgatccggttcgggacaccgaatcaactggtgatgccgcggataaattggagcgccgtgttcttggtcaccttgacgactgggaccgcctccggccacttggtgaatttgtcgatggcgacgtagaggtactcatagctcccgattgctcgggggaatggacccagaatgtccagcccccagaacGCGAAAgaccatgacagggggatggtttgaagagcttgagctggctggtgaatctgctttgcgtggaactggcacgctctgcagccccgaaccagctcggaagcatcctggagggctgtaggccagtagaagccttgccggaaggccttcccgaccagcgtgcagaacgatgcatggccatcgcactcgccctcgtggacctcagcgaggagctcgccACCTTCtacccgggagatgcatttcaggagaatgccgcctgcgctacaccggtagagatccccatctactatggcatagcgtttggactgccgagcaactctttcggcagatgcctcatccccggggaggaacttttccttcaagtaccctcagatctcgtccatccacgaggcatcttgagaacaatcagcaagcgcagtgcactcaccggatggcggcaccctgtcggggcttcccactgagggcaccgtcGGGGTCCGCTGAAttaagctcgaggtttccccttcgtcctgttcgacaggcaggacggaagaccgtgtgagtctttcttcaaagactctggtagggacgcgcgcacgggaggaggccaggcgagagaggtcgtCGAAGCTGAACGtaatcggagcgtccgaccacttcaggggccttatggcctcttcgctcggggtcaccgagcacacctcacgccgcatggttttgacactgcggcgggaggagggcgtgtacgcgcctccgtcgatgaaggcaacggtgtgctcaggctcctggaagtgGAGTTCtgtgttgttgggggcggcttcatcgtcgccacccctgcggaGCTCGTCGCGGTctctttggcgctgctcgacgaggcccttgaccgtgcggcactccgtgaggtcatgccacctggtctggtggatcgggcaccacttgcctggctcgggccccgcaggagcgggggccctcgctggagcgggagcccgggcgggggccagagccctaggaggggcctgggccggggctctcgcgggcgcaggccgtctgtcggtggctgcccgacgtgcttgccggcggtcaggctctTTGGCCGGCcaacgggcggggccctgggccggctcgacggggacggcctcgcgcctccttctccttttcttttcccgcctgtcggagcgggaaggatctggttgatcggcggcggggtaCTCAGGGCGCGAAACGTGccaagcccgagcttccgccaccttagcgcacttgtcggctagcgcgaaaagttccgcagtggtctcgacctcatgcgtgcctagcttctcgagcatctgctcgtcgcggacgccctgccggaaagcgacgatgacatcgtggggggttatccgcgggatagtgttgcggacctggctgaagcgctgaataaagcgccgcaacgtctcccccacctgctgcttgacggcatggaggtcgcactccaggctggggcgcgtgaacgtgccctgaaagttagccacaaactggtggcaaagatcatcccaggaactgatagaccctgggggtaagttcataagccaagagcgggcagagcccctcaaggcaatatgaaagtagttagccatcaccttttcgctgccaccagccgcctgggCAGCGGTGGtatatatctggaggaactcgactgggtcgatggacccgtcgtacttctctggcagctcggggcggaacttggtgggccatttgacccgacggagctcactagtgaatgcacggcagccggtgccgtaccctgtggcgcgggcaacgcccttgggcggtgaacgccggcgagccggggagccccggcgatcataggccagcaacgaggaagcctggtcctcagcttcggcctcctgctgggtttcccgctggcgctcgagagtgacgcgcgcgtctttgatgcccctccgctcatttaggtgcaagcggaggtcatGGGCTCCAGAAACGGCCTgcgggggtggcgctccgcctggaggctccccggccagcgcgaacgccacctgacgatgggccggtcccaGCGGCGCCACGCTAGGTGGTGGCGCAAGAACTCTCGGCTAGCACTTGGCGgcgggcagtgccgaccagggcagcgacttcctggagccagcggccctccggggtttccctcgtcgcctggactggcggatgcctgaggatagcgtgcgctgcaagcagcgcgctcccggggctggcgtcgccgaaggtgagcctacgtcggagaggcgcccggcgcggtccagacgcggacctagcggcaggagtttcgaccaccggctgggggtcggatggtgcaccggcgacggtggtggtggccctgctgggc
The nucleotide sequence above comes from Phragmites australis chromosome 4, lpPhrAust1.1, whole genome shotgun sequence. Encoded proteins:
- the LOC133914423 gene encoding phytosulfokines-like translates to MASSSKQLQATLFLVAALLFLVCTRGAQAARPQPGSNDRMLQRAVYTSVHENSGSGPWMEMDQEEPDATRDCEGGEEGVEWLTRRTLVAHTDYIYTQGKHN